TCTGCAAGAGACAGATTCGACGTGGAAGGATCAACAGGTTATAGGATGAGATTGATTGAAACTCGACAATCTGATGGACGGACCCATAATCTGCCGACTGCAAATGAAGTGGCTGCTTTGATAcctagagatttttttttaaatatggagaCACGAGATATTTTTCTAGAGAGTACGAGTGGAAAGTTGCAAAGGATAAGTGAATTACATCCGGCGTATTTGCCTCTGCAATATCCACTATTGTTTCCATATGGAGAGGGTGGCTTTCGATTAAATATTCCTATTGGTTTTGAAGACAGCACTGCGAGAAAACGCAAGAATGTAACTATGCGTGAGTACTTTGCATTTCGGATTTTAGAGAGGAGGTGGGAAGCACCTACAATTACAAGATCAGGCAGATTGTTTCATCAGTTCCTTGTGGACGCTTACACAATGATAGAATCGAGTAGACTGCGTTACTTGTGGCTGAATCAGAAAAAGCTCCGGTCAAGTAGTTACGCTGAAATCCAGAAAGCAGCTACAAGAGCTGGAGCTAAGATGACTGAGCAAGGGAGCCGAATTTTCATTCCAGCAACTTTCACCGGGGGAAAAAGGTATATGAAGCAGCACTACTATGATGCCATGGCTCTGTGCAAATACCATGGATTTCCAGATATTTTCATCACTTTTACGTGCAATCCAAAATGCTCTGAAGTTACAAGGTATCTGAAAAAATATAACCTGACCACCGAAGACAGACCAGAAATATTGTGTAGAGTTTTCAAGATGAAACTCGATAATCTTATCGGCGAGTTGACTAAAAAGAACGGCTCCTTATTTGGGCATGTTGCTGTAGGTAAATCTCCTTTACATGTTGCTTATATTAATTGTTTAAGCAAAACAACTAATGTAGATAgtattttgtttgtaaaaattttctaaaaattttatttttattttgtcagtAATGTACACGATTGAATTTCAGAAAAGAGGAATGCCACACGCTCATATTCTTGTCTTCATGGAAAAAGGATCAAAATTTCCAACAGCCGATGATATAGATAAGATTATTTCCGCTGAAATACCAAACAAGACAGTAGATCCAGACCTGTATGTAATCGTTGGGGATTGTATGATGCATGGTCCTTGCGGTGCAGCAAAGAAGGATAATGTATGTATGGTTAACGGTAAATGTTCTAAGATGTTTCCGAAACCTCTCAACATCAGGACATCGATTGACGCAAATGGATTTCCAGCTTACATGCGCCGGATTGATGGTAGGTTCATTGAGAAAAATGGAATCAGATTAGACAATGGATTTATTGTACCATACAACAGAGACCTCATGCTTCGATATCGCGCGCATATGAATGTCGAGTGGTGCGTCCAAACACGAGCtgttaagtatcttttcaaataTATCCATAAGGGACCTGATTATGCCTCAGCTGCAATggataaagaagatgaagatggcgTCATTGACGAAATCAAAACATATTACGACTGCaggtattattatatttaaaccaATTCGTGTTAGTATCTACAAATTACtaaattctataaatttataacaatatattaaaaattcagtAGAAACTCTATAAGCAATTCATCAATCATAGAAgatcaataaattaatactaaTTAGAATATTGAACTTTATATATTAACTTCATTTCTCCAATCCAAGTTTGGGGAAAtgtaaaatatcatataataagataataaaggAAAGACGTCAAGTTAGTTAAATATATGGTCACACTCAAGTTCTAAGTCAATAATATCATATACTATATTCGTTGGATGTtataatatacaattttttcCAGAATTTTTACTATATGTTTttgtatatatgatttttattttcatttataatttattaataatagatataaatcaaaatttgtaTTCTACGCTATGTCTTTGCAAAGGAAACGAAAATACATCAATAATATATTACTATTAgtacaaatatatatgtataagctttacaaaatatataatagcaTAGATGAAATTTATATAACTCAATTgcttacaataaaataaatacattattaacaAATAGAGTTTATCtgtcttttacattttaagGTCTATGTTCATCTTTACTAATTTATGTTTTCGTATTTCTTAATTAGATATATTACTGCATGCGAGTCGTTGTGGCGGATTCTTGCTTTTCCTACACATTTCCGTACTACTTCTGTAGAGAAACTTGGCTTTCATCTTCCGGATCAGGAACTGGTATTTTTTGATGAAGACGAACCTATTGAGAGTATTCTCAACAAAAAGACTGTCAACCAATCCATGTTTTTGGCCTGGTTCATAGCAAACAGAAAATACGCAGAGGCAAGAGAGTTGGCATATGCCGAATTTCCAACAAAATTCGTTTGGAAATCAGGTACGAGAGAATGGGTACCACGGAAACGAGGCTTTGCGATAGGGAGGATTGCGCATATTCAGCCATCAGGTGATGAGCTATATTTCTTAAGAGTATTGCTAAATTGGGTAAGAGGGCCGACATCATACGAGGATATAAGAACAGTTGATGGTGTTTTATATCCTACATACGAAGATGCTTGCTATGCGTTGGGATTGATGGATGATGACAAGGAATTCATAGAAGCTATCAAAGATGCCAGTGACTGTAGTTCTGCCACGTATGCCAGGAAGCTTTTTGCGAGAATGTTGGTTTCCAAATCTTTGTCTCAGCCTCATGTTGTGTGGGAAGCTACTTGGGAGTATCTTACCGACGATATTCTTTACAAGAAGCGGCGAGAAACTGGACGACCTGGTGAGTTTTgtctaattaaatttttttattgtaagaaTGTCtatgttaatttaataaaattatcaaacttGCAGATATGAACTTGACCATAGAGCAGATCAAAAATATTGCTCTTACTGAGATCGAAAATCATTTGCTCAGCAATGGTCGTAGCCTCAAGAAATGGCCCCACATGCCAAAACCAGAAGATTTTGGCTCTTACAACGGCAATCGCCTTATAGATGATGAGCTTAAATATGTTGTGGAAGATCAGCTAAAGGAAAATGAAAGACTTATGGCGATGACAACAGATGAGCAAAGAGGGGTATACGAACAGATTCTGGATGCAGTTTTAAATGATAGCGGTGGAGTGTTCTTTCTTTATGGTTATGGAGGCACAGGAAAAACCTTTGTATACAGAGCACTCTCATCAGCGATCCTATCTAGAGGTATGATTTTTCTAAATACCGCATCAAGTGGAATTGCAACATTGTTGTTGGAAGGAGGTAGAACCGCACATTCCAGATTTGGTATTCCGATAGATGCAGACGAATTCAGTACTTGCAAGAAAATGGAGCCAGGATCAGATCGTGCAGAATTAGTTAAAGCGGCAAAGTTAATTGTATGGGATGAGGCGCCTATGATGAGCAGACACTGTTTCGAGACGTTGGATCGCACTATGCGTGATTTTATAAGATCTTCTGAAGACATACCTTTTGGGGGTAAAGTTGTTGTTTTCGGTGGAGATTTCAGACAGATTTTACCGGTTATACCTGGAGGTGGTAGAGCAGAGACTGTTTTGGCGGCTCTGAATTCGTCATATCTTTGGGAGCACTGCAAAGTTTTGAAGCTAACAAAAAACATGAGATTGCTGGCTGGTCTTACTGATGATGCAGCAAAAGAGCTTCAATCCTTCTCAAACTGGATTTTGGATATTGGagatggaaaaataaatttgccTAACGACGGTCAAGTTGAGATTGACATCCCTTTTTATTTGCTGATACAAAATAGTGGAGAAGATCCTATTGAGACTATGGCAAAAGAGGTTTATGGACAAGCTTTTCAAACCTCGACAGAAAAGGATTTGTATAGACATCGAGCCATTCTTACTCCCACAAATGATGAAGTggataaaataaatgattacaTGCTTTCGCAGTTGCCAGGTAACATGTTTTATCATTTATTCTTATGTTCAACTAACTTTTTACATATCACTAAACAAAAGGATTTACATATGCTTTCAGGAGAAGAGAAGGTTTACCTTAGCTCTGACAGTATTATCCCATCCGATgttgacatagaagaaaatGTAGTATATCCTGCAGAGTTTTTGAACAGTGTTAAAGTGGCTTGACTGCCTAGACATTGTTTGAAGCTCAAGGTTGGTGCTCCTATCATGTGTCTTCGGAACATGGATGTTGCAGATGGCTTATGTAATGGTACTAGGCTAATTGTTACTCAGTTACTGCCCCATGTGATAGAAGGTAGAATTATAACCGGAAACAAAATTGCTGGACATCCGGTTTGGATCCCTAGAGTGTTTGTCACACCACATGACACAAAGTTTCCCTTCAGAATGCGTCGAAGACAGTTTCCAGTTACTTTGGCTTTCGCGATGACCATCAACAAAAGTCAAGGTCAAACACTGGAAAATGTTGGGTTGTTTCTGCCTAGGCAGTGTTCTCTCATGGTCAGTTCTACGttgcactttcaagagttaagtcaagatctggattaaaaattctaataactggtaaagaagggaAAACGCACACAAAAAcattgaatgttgtctacaaacaagtttttcagaatatttcgtagtcacggtacgtaattttaatctactttcttttcaaatacaaatttttaagtatataaactgttacaattatttattttttgtatttgccaGATTGGTAgtgatgagttaggagaccgatTGTATTCAGGAGCATTCCATTTTCTGACTACTTCGTGTCATGAtggtatgtcaatttaatattatttcatgttaatttttatttagaaacttataaatctatcaaataatgttaacccgtaAAATTGcttacaaaagttttttttttcaggtttctaattgattttgctttatttttcgTCAattgtacttcataatttatattgtttatggataatattttgattttgatttttatttttattatattttcttttaaacattGCATAGTTTTAGAAGTATCAGATTTActgaaattaattttttcagGTTTCTAATtgattttgctttatttttctacaattgtacttcataatttatattgtttatggataatattttgattttgatttttattatattttcttttaatatgtctacataaatgtttttttattattaatggaaaaataatattattcaccaaCATTAAAGAATTACGACATATATACAATAAatttctaattaatgataatataaaatctgataCTTCTAAAACTACACACTATTTATTCCATATTTTGAatgaaagtttcttcgtaaacGCACAAATTATTTTGggacgttgcaattatacatacacacaatatctgcCTCTTCATACTGAAGTTACACAGTTCCCTTTCGTCCATCTCAAATATTGAGTACCATCTTTTTTCCATGGATGATGAATTCTCCCAAAGACGGTggtattatattataaaatctgttacttctaaaactatataaGATTTAgtccatattttgaattttcttatgtCCGCACAGGGTGCGGGCCGGTCACCTAATAACCGATTATAAGACATTGATACATGACACGTGTATTATCACTCTGCATTGCAAGACTTATTGAATGAGACTGGCTTCAAAACTCTGTTTGGTTACACAACCGCagaaatcaaaatcttgagGTCCACCTTCTGGTCGGATCCATTCGCGCCGAAGGAAGGGGAGCATCAGTGGACCACACAATGGCCTCAGCAACTATCTTTACACCcacatattatacatttttgagTTTAGTATATACATTTAGAGTATAGTATTACTATTAGATAATACTCCTTCCGTTCCTAAAAAATTCATGTCTTagaattttcacactttttaataaaacatattaaaatttagttataaatgcatagttttttgtaattttatatttcttatatttttaaaccaataaaattttaagagataaaattaatgtttttgaactTCACAATTTCTCATTATTAGTTGACAGAAATTACattggaaatataaaatatgtatctttttgaaacaaaagttttCTCTAAAATATGGATCTTTCAggaggaacggagggagtatataattGAAAGTATGCAATTATTTTATAGACACGTTACATCAGAAGAGGTTCCACACTTGGACCAATGAAGAGGCGTATTTAGATTAGCAAAATTGGGacctcttctcttttttttttgtcactgaatTTTGTTAAGGGATTAAAACCCAAAAAGGGCAGAGCCCAAACATTACATAACAAAACCAAGAAGCCCAAATACGAAAGGCCAAAAGCAAAGCTAAATTTATGGGCTATAAGGCCCAACCTCAGGAAACCCTAGCAGGTGAGGCGCCGCTCGATCCGCGCGGAGCGCGAGCCTTGcttccttcttccttcttcctcCGGCACTGAAATCCACGATACGACGGCTAACCGCGATGTCGTCGTCAGATCTGGGACGAAACCATTCAAAACCAACTTTTCAAAGCAACTCGTATACAACCAACGCATACCGAGAATCATAGCTAGCCGGATCTACGAATTTATCAGAGGGTAATAGCCGCCTACAATCGATTCATCATCTCCGACATTCATGCATGCAGCACCAGATTCAGAACGAGAGGCAGAGTAACAAGAGAGGCTCAGATTCGTAGATCGAGGTGGGGTAACTCGAGAAACCAGTCGGAGCTAGCGGTGCTGAGGGAGCCACCGCCTCCCGAAAACAAAAGCCGGCGATCACGGTGCTGAAAAAGCCACCGCCTCCCGAAGACAGAAACCGGCGAAGAAGATGCTGAGAAAGCCATCACCTCCCGGGACAAAATCGGACGGCCACCGTAGAGCGGTGCGCCGCCGAAACTAAACCCATAAAATCTATAGCCCTAAAAACAGAAGCCCGCGTTTAAAAGGAACTTGAAACACATGACCGGACCGACGGTGGCTAAAGGAGCTTCGCCGTCGGCCGGGAATCCTCTCTctcagtttctctctctctaaggcGCTGATCTTCTGGCTCGACGTCTTTCACTGAATTGGGACCTCTTCAAGTAGCATTATAATTTGAGAATTAGATTTTGTTTCTTCCCCAACCACTCAGTTAAGGTTTTTAATTAAGAGAATAAAAAATCTCTCTCTCAAAAATGATTATTTACTGAAAATATTCAATAGTGCGCTCGAGACTAAATGAATTATTAATGCAATAACATAAAGAATTTGGAAATACAATCTAAATATATTTCTTCTCTATTCCTTAATATTTCTTTCACAAGAAAACTAGTATATCGTATAAACGTGTATAATGAGAACTAAGTAACCAATTTTGAATACCATAATGAAATTTTAACCGTAAGATATTTGATTCTAGAGTTCATGGTTGTGATCATTGCTTGTACGTATAATTTACTATGGAATAGGTTATCACTATGTATACGTGTTTTGAAAAAACAACGGTTTGTATTTGTTTCAACTCCATAATATAGCAAAAGGTAAAGTTGTCGAAAATAACAttcggaaaaatgcgttttggtCGGTAGGAATGCACTAGTTTGCGTTGTAGTTGTTGTTGGTCACAATTATGGGTATTTAGGTGTTATGGTCGTTTTAATATCAAACATTTTATAATTCAATAAGCATATGCTAACCgaatctaagaaaatatgtAAGAAGAAAGAACGTCCCCTCGTTTACAAGAAAAGACGTTAACTGATTTCAAAGAGAGATTATTACCAAAAATGTAAAGGACAGAGAGATTTTGACCCCATCTCCAATACGGCAAATTAATATGTTACACTGTGTATGTGGCCTtgatctttgttattttattatatatataacttggTGAACAATACACTCTCAACTATTAGAACGTGAAAACGTGATTTATTTCAATTATTATatgaatatcatataaataagcAGCCACAATATCTCAATTTGATTATAGTTTTTGTGGGGTTGTTGGACGGACTATTCAAAGTTATATGGGGTTGGACGGATTATTCAAAGTTActcttttgtttttaacgttGCAAGAAAACGCAAAACTGaatcttttttatatatcaCGATCCTTTTCAGTAGCAAAAGTATTTACGGTACTAATGTTCTAATCAATACCAAACATGGATTGAGAAATGCTGAGAAGTTCTAAAGATTTGATGAAAATTCATCTCGGATTAGTAAAGATCTTTACTTGATCAAATGATGCAATTAAAGAGTAGAAATCTCAGGCCAAAGACTCAAATGGTGCAAGTAGGTGAATAATTTAACGCGAGTACGTCTTGGAGTAACAAGAGTATTAAGACTCTTCTCCATCTCACAAAGTTTGTTCATAGTTAATGAATCAGAGTACTAAGTTGAGTACAATGAATCATTTGTATAGAAACTATATTGTCCTAGTTCAGGACTATATAGTTGGTACATCATTTTCTGGTTACTAAAAAGCCCATTAATCCACAAGATGTTTGGGGCCCAATTTAACTTACCACAGAGATAGGCATGTTAACAACATTAAACATTTATGTTCTTCTAGGGTGACATCTTAAGTGAGGTAATGATCGTAGACACGTGTTTCTCATGTTTTGGATCTGCACCCTCATGATCTTTGAGATTGATTATATTTTGGATGTATGCGAGTGCAATAATAAGAATAAACCACCATCTACTTTGTTCAACAATACGGTGCTTTAACAGTACATATCAAATGATGAAGTCTACTACTAATAATACATTACAGCATAGTTTATCAAAACCACTAATCTTCTGAGAAGGACATCGACTGACTAAACCCACAAATTACATTCCCCAGATTCCCCTAGCCGAAGCGACTCTGCTATTTGATCTAGCAGTTAGTTCATACAAAATCCTCGCAAACGAATCAGAATACTTGCCATCTTGAAAGAGCAGCTCAGCAAAAGCATTCTCATACGCCAGTAAGAACCCTCTGTTCTGTGGCTCGGAGACAAGGTTCTCTAGAATCATTGCAGCTTTCCTGCAGACTTCTGGAACCGGATGCGGAGTCTTTATCACTTTCAACAATCTATCAATCGCCCTGAAAACGATTTATCACAGAAACAAAACAATGTCTCATTATAGTGTAatttaaaaaacgttttcaCTTTTCATTGTATTTAGTAAGAGAAGAAGGATGCATAGTTTTAGTATTACCATCTCTCACTAGCAAGCTTTAGTCTACAATCCATGTTTACTTCGACAAGATTGTAGAGTGCCCCAACAGCTGCAGCTTGGGCATCAACGGCTGGTATGCTCAAGAGATCGACTAGTCTCTTGTGTATCTGCGTGAGGTTGGTTCAATTAAGTAACCACAAACCATCACATGATTACGTTATAAAAGAAGTGTATCAAACCTGCGGAATCAAGGGACTAATGAAAGGTTCATTGTCTGGATTGATTATCAAACGGCCCAGCAGTTCAGCAGCAGCACAGTTCCAAGCTTTGACAGAAGAATTGAGAATCCCTAAGACAGCTTGAACTGCTTGCTTTTCACTATTTGCAGAAGAGTGATGAATGAGTCACGTTAAGTTAGAGATTGAGAAACAAGTTAAGATGCATTCTGGTAGAAGAATCCAAGTATATACAAACTCTCACTTAATCTTGATGTATGACTGTTTAGACGAGCTGAAAATACGAAGATCCATCAAATGCGCTAGGTTCACAATGGTCTCAAGCGAGTTTGTGACCAGCTCTTCATCCTCTGCGAACAAAAGAATCTCTAAGTCCATACTTGCAATCATATATTGAAGCCAAGAAAAAGGAATCTATCAGAGGCGAATAACACACAGTACTTGTCCTTACCGGTCATATGATCGTTAATGCACTGGTAAACAGTTTCCAAGCAATGGCGATGCTGAGCCATTACAACCTCATTATCAGGCATGAAGGAGAAGTTGCGGATGACGTTAGATGCAGCAACGGCGCAAAGCTGTTTCTCTGCTCTGCCTTCATCGTCTAGATTAAACAAACCATCCTCTTCATTCCACCACTGAGATGACAGATGTTTGCTCTTTTTCCCTAACACCTCACCAGCTGCAGAGCCAGCTCCGGATCTGCCAGGCGAATATGAAACCGTACATAGTTTCCAAATACACAAGCATAGATAACTTCAAAAGGAAAGATCACTCACCCAGGTGGTTGAAGAGAGGCAAGAGCATCGTACTCGCTCCCGAATCCTGTAACAGAAGAATTCACACCTAAAGACCTGACCCTAGTTCCTCTTGTTAAGTCCTTAGGGAGAGCTATGTCACGCCAATCATCAATCTGCCAAATTTTAAGCATATGATTGGTTCAAGAACAGAGAATCTCCACAGTAAGTAAGTAAACAAAACTCACGATTAATAGAAGGGAGTCAAGCAAGCCAGGGATCTTAGCAAGAGGAGTGAAATCTCTACGAATATCATCTCTTTCTTTGAAGGAGAGCAGTGTAAGTGTGTTCAACGCCCATGTCACCTCGCTCTTCAGACCACTCTGTAACGCCAGCACTATTCTCTTGTTGTTCTGCtctacaaaattcaaaaatagatCTTAACTCAATTCTTTCTTGGAATATAAAGATTGGTCCTTTTTCGAGCTTACCGACGAAGGAATTGTGAACAAGAAGAGAAGGACCGAGTAGAGCTGACGGAGACATCGcttccgccgccgccgccgcagcTGCTGCAGCTGCAGAGTTTGCACTCGTACTACCGAAGGGTCGGCCTCTCTTCGCTGGCGGAGCCGAAGATCCACCCGACTGACCGCCGGATTTCGCAAACTCTCGTTTctgcatctctctctctctcgattttTTTGGGGGTAAAGTTAGGGCAAGCGAATCTCGACCCACGCTCGCTTGGTCCGGTTTAAGAGTTTAAggcaataaataaaatatataataatgttaattTAACCAAACCAGTTCCGGTTTACTAAAACTCGGTTCTACATTCCAATATGTTAATGTTATTTTAACCGAACTCTCTAACTCAGCCAGCGGATTCCGGTTTAGTAAAACTTGGTTCGACATTCCGAATATAATAATAGGTTGACGTGGTGGTTGTAAAGACGAAACTTGCAGAGGAAATCGCCAAACCCTGCGCCGCCGTTACTTTTGGCTCTGCCGAGGAAGCAAGGCCGTTTCTCTTCTTCGCCCTTCGTCAACGTCCTGTTTCCAAAGAGATAGAGATAAGCTTTATAAGAAGAGAAAACTCATCGGAGATAAGTGTTTCTGCTTCTGGAGAAATTGCCTGAGCTCGGATTAAGCTTTACAAGGTAATCGCTCAAGGATTTAGGTAATTTCGGATATTTTGAATGTTTCAAAAGCATCTCTGTAGTTTAGATCTCTCTTTCGGTTCGATCCAAGATCATCTCTGTTGAATTCGTGAAGGTTTTGAATCGATGGATTCTCTTGTTCGTTTCTTATGTGGCTAGTTTGAATCGGAATCGTCTCTGCCAAATTAATATCATAGAAGATTACCTTTTCATTGATTTGAAGCTAAGTATTTATGAACACTGAATCTGCAGGTAGGCATTCTTTGTATAAAACGGAAGAGATGGATGAGTCTGATGCTAGGAACATTAGGAACATTTGCATCTTAGCACACGTAGACCACGGTAAAACAACTCTCGCTGACCACCTCATTGCTTCCTCCGGTGACGGTGAGCTGCTTAAACCGAGGCTTGCTGGTAAGGTTAGGTACATGGACTATCTCGATGAAGAGCAGAGGCGCGCTATCACCATGAAAAGCT
This region of Brassica napus cultivar Da-Ae chromosome C5, Da-Ae, whole genome shotgun sequence genomic DNA includes:
- the LOC106401808 gene encoding armadillo repeat-containing protein LFR isoform X1, yielding MQKREFAKSGGQSGGSSAPPAKRGRPFGSTSANSAAAAAAAAAAEAMSPSALLGPSLLVHNSFVVEQNNKRIVLALQSGLKSEVTWALNTLTLLSFKERDDIRRDFTPLAKIPGLLDSLLLIIDDWRDIALPKDLTRGTRVRSLGVNSSVTGFGSEYDALASLQPPGSGAGSAAGEVLGKKSKHLSSQWWNEEDGLFNLDDEGRAEKQLCAVAASNVIRNFSFMPDNEVVMAQHRHCLETVYQCINDHMTEDEELVTNSLETIVNLAHLMDLRIFSSSKQSYIKINEKQAVQAVLGILNSSVKAWNCAAAELLGRLIINPDNEPFISPLIPQIHKRLVDLLSIPAVDAQAAAVGALYNLVEVNMDCRLKLASERWAIDRLLKVIKTPHPVPEVCRKAAMILENLVSEPQNRGFLLAYENAFAELLFQDGKYSDSFARILYELTARSNSRVASARGIWGM
- the LOC106401808 gene encoding armadillo repeat-containing protein LFR isoform X3 — protein: MSPSALLGPSLLVHNSFVVEQNNKRIVLALQSGLKSEVTWALNTLTLLSFKERDDIRRDFTPLAKIPGLLDSLLLIIDDWRDIALPKDLTRGTRVRSLGVNSSVTGFGSEYDALASLQPPGSGAGSAAGEVLGKKSKHLSSQWWNEEDGLFNLDDEGRAEKQLCAVAASNVIRNFSFMPDNEVVMAQHRHCLETVYQCINDHMTEDEELVTNSLETIVNLAHLMDLRIFSSSKQSYIKINEKQAVQAVLGILNSSVKAWNCAAAELLGRLIINPDNEPFISPLIPQIHKRLVDLLSIPAVDAQAAAVGALYNLVEVNMDCRLKLASERWAIDRLLKVIKTPHPVPEVCRKAAMILENLVSEPQNRGFLLAYENAFAELLFQDGKYSDSFARILYELTARSNSRVASARGIWGM
- the LOC106401808 gene encoding armadillo repeat-containing protein LFR isoform X4; amino-acid sequence: MSPSALLGPSLLVHNSFVEQNNKRIVLALQSGLKSEVTWALNTLTLLSFKERDDIRRDFTPLAKIPGLLDSLLLIIDDWRDIALPKDLTRGTRVRSLGVNSSVTGFGSEYDALASLQPPGSGAGSAAGEVLGKKSKHLSSQWWNEEDGLFNLDDEGRAEKQLCAVAASNVIRNFSFMPDNEVVMAQHRHCLETVYQCINDHMTEDEELVTNSLETIVNLAHLMDLRIFSSSKQSYIKINEKQAVQAVLGILNSSVKAWNCAAAELLGRLIINPDNEPFISPLIPQIHKRLVDLLSIPAVDAQAAAVGALYNLVEVNMDCRLKLASERWAIDRLLKVIKTPHPVPEVCRKAAMILENLVSEPQNRGFLLAYENAFAELLFQDGKYSDSFARILYELTARSNSRVASARGIWGM
- the LOC106401808 gene encoding armadillo repeat-containing protein LFR isoform X2; translated protein: MQKREFAKSGGQSGGSSAPPAKRGRPFGSTSANSAAAAAAAAAAEAMSPSALLGPSLLVHNSFVEQNNKRIVLALQSGLKSEVTWALNTLTLLSFKERDDIRRDFTPLAKIPGLLDSLLLIIDDWRDIALPKDLTRGTRVRSLGVNSSVTGFGSEYDALASLQPPGSGAGSAAGEVLGKKSKHLSSQWWNEEDGLFNLDDEGRAEKQLCAVAASNVIRNFSFMPDNEVVMAQHRHCLETVYQCINDHMTEDEELVTNSLETIVNLAHLMDLRIFSSSKQSYIKINEKQAVQAVLGILNSSVKAWNCAAAELLGRLIINPDNEPFISPLIPQIHKRLVDLLSIPAVDAQAAAVGALYNLVEVNMDCRLKLASERWAIDRLLKVIKTPHPVPEVCRKAAMILENLVSEPQNRGFLLAYENAFAELLFQDGKYSDSFARILYELTARSNSRVASARGIWGM
- the LOC106369938 gene encoding uncharacterized protein LOC106369938, producing MFSYFLIRYITACESLWRILAFPTHFRTTSVEKLGFHLPDQELVFFDEDEPIESILNKKTVNQSMFLAWFIANRKYAEARELAYAEFPTKFVWKSGTREWVPRKRGFAIGRIAHIQPSGDELYFLRVLLNWVRGPTSYEDIRTVDGVLYPTYEDACYALGLMDDDKEFIEAIKDASDCSSATYARKLFARMLVSKSLSQPHVVWEATWEYLTDDILYKKRRETGRPDMNLTIEQIKNIALTEIENHLLSNGRSLKKWPHMPKPEDFGSYNGNRLIDDELKYVVEDQLKENERLMAMTTDEQRGVYEQILDAVLNDSGGVFFLYGYGGTGKTFVYRALSSAILSRGMIFLNTASSGIATLLLEGGRTAHSRFGIPIDADEFSTCKKMEPGSDRAELVKAAKLIVWDEAPMMSRHCFETLDRTMRDFIRSSEDIPFGGKVVVFGGDFRQILPVIPGGGRAETVLAALNSSYLWEHCKVLKLTKNMRLLAGLTDDAAKELQSFSNWILDIGDGKINLPNDGQVEIDIPFYLLIQNSGEDPIETMAKEVYGQAFQTSTEKDLYRHRAILTPTNDEVDKINDYMLSQLPGNMFYHLFLCSTNFLHITKQKDLHMLSGEEKVYLSSDSIIPSDVDIEENVVYPAEFLNSVKVA